Proteins from a genomic interval of Streptococcus oralis:
- the oppC gene encoding oligopeptide ABC transporter permease OppC, with product MSTIDKEKFQFVKRDDFASETIDAPAYSYWGSVFRQFLKKKSTVIMLGILVAIILMSFIYPMFSDFDFNDVSKVNDFSARFIKPNAEHWFGTDSNGKSLFDGVWFGARNSILISVIATFINLVIGVIVGGIWGISKSVDRVMMEVYNIISNIPSLLIVIVLTYSIGAGFWNLIFAMSVTTWIGIAYSIRIQIMRYRDLEYNLASQTLGTPTFKIIVKNIMPQLVSVIVSTMTLMLPSFISYEAFLSFFGLGLPVTVPSLGRLISDYSQNVTTNAYLFWIPLTTLILVSLSLFVVGQNLADASDPRTHR from the coding sequence ATGTCAACAATTGATAAAGAAAAATTTCAGTTCGTAAAACGTGATGATTTTGCCTCTGAAACGATTGATGCTCCTGCCTACTCTTACTGGGGCTCTGTATTTAGACAGTTTTTAAAGAAAAAATCAACAGTCATTATGTTGGGAATATTGGTAGCTATTATTTTGATGAGTTTTATCTATCCGATGTTTTCAGACTTTGACTTTAACGATGTAAGTAAGGTTAATGACTTTAGCGCTCGTTTTATTAAGCCCAATGCCGAACACTGGTTTGGTACTGATAGCAATGGTAAATCCTTGTTTGATGGAGTTTGGTTTGGTGCGCGTAATTCTATCCTCATTTCTGTAATTGCTACTTTTATCAACCTTGTGATCGGGGTGATTGTTGGTGGAATCTGGGGAATTTCAAAATCTGTTGACCGCGTCATGATGGAAGTTTATAACATTATTTCAAACATTCCATCTCTCTTGATTGTTATCGTCTTGACTTACTCAATTGGTGCTGGTTTCTGGAATTTGATCTTCGCTATGAGTGTGACGACTTGGATTGGTATTGCTTATTCAATTCGTATTCAAATCATGCGTTACCGTGACTTGGAATACAACCTTGCTTCTCAAACTCTTGGAACACCAACCTTCAAAATCATCGTGAAAAATATCATGCCACAATTGGTATCTGTTATTGTTTCTACAATGACCTTGATGTTGCCAAGCTTTATCTCTTATGAGGCTTTCCTTTCCTTCTTTGGATTGGGGTTGCCTGTAACAGTGCCAAGTTTGGGACGTTTGATCTCAGATTACTCACAAAACGTTACGACCAACGCGTACTTGTTCTGGATTCCATTGACAACCTTGATTTTGGTATCCCTATCTCTATTCGTTGTTGGTCAGAACTTAGCGGATGCTAGTGATCCACGTACACATAGATAG
- a CDS encoding ABC transporter ATP-binding protein, producing the protein MTKESNVILTARDIVVEFDVRDKVLTAIRGVSLELIEGEVLALVGESGSGKSVLTKTFTGMLEDNGRIAQGSIDYRGQDLTALTSNKEWEKIRGAKIATIFQDPMTSLDPINTIGSQITEVIVKHQGKTAKEAKEMAIDYMNKVGIPDAEKRFDEYPFQYSGGMRQRIVIAIALACRPDILICDEPTTALDVTIQAQIIDLLKTLQNEYHFTIIFITHDLGVVASIADKVAVMYAGEIVEYGTVEEVFYDPRHPYTWSLLSSLPQLADDKGELYSIPGTPPSLYTELKGDAFALRSDYAMQIDFEQKAPQFSVTDTHWAKTWLLHENAPKVEKPEIIADLHDKIRDKMGFAHLED; encoded by the coding sequence ATGACAAAAGAAAGTAATGTAATTTTGACTGCTCGCGATATCGTCGTGGAATTTGACGTTCGTGACAAGGTTCTGACGGCTATCAGAGGCGTTTCTCTAGAACTGATTGAAGGAGAAGTTCTTGCCTTGGTAGGTGAGTCTGGTTCTGGTAAATCTGTATTAACAAAAACCTTTACAGGGATGTTAGAAGACAATGGGCGCATTGCCCAAGGAAGCATCGATTATCGTGGACAAGACTTGACAGCCTTGACTTCAAACAAAGAGTGGGAGAAAATCCGTGGTGCTAAAATTGCGACCATCTTCCAAGACCCAATGACAAGTTTGGATCCAATTAATACAATCGGTAGCCAAATCACAGAAGTTATCGTTAAACACCAAGGGAAAACAGCTAAGGAAGCCAAAGAAATGGCAATCGACTATATGAACAAGGTTGGAATTCCAGACGCTGAAAAACGTTTTGACGAGTATCCTTTCCAATATTCTGGAGGGATGCGCCAACGTATCGTTATTGCGATTGCCCTTGCCTGTCGTCCAGATATCTTGATCTGTGACGAGCCAACAACGGCTCTTGATGTAACCATTCAAGCACAAATCATTGATTTGCTTAAAACCTTGCAAAATGAGTACCACTTTACTATTATCTTTATCACCCATGACCTTGGTGTGGTAGCAAGTATTGCGGATAAGGTAGCGGTTATGTATGCTGGTGAAATTGTAGAATACGGTACTGTTGAGGAAGTCTTCTACGACCCACGTCATCCATATACTTGGAGTCTCTTGTCTAGCTTGCCTCAGCTTGCTGACGATAAAGGGGAATTGTACTCTATCCCAGGAACACCACCGTCTCTTTATACTGAGTTGAAAGGTGATGCCTTTGCCCTTCGTTCAGATTATGCGATGCAAATTGACTTTGAACAGAAAGCGCCTCAGTTTTCAGTCACTGATACTCACTGGGCTAAGACTTGGTTGCTTCATGAGAATGCTCCTAAGGTTGAAAAACCAGAAATCATCGCAGATTTACATGATAAAATTCGTGATAAAATGGGCTTTGCTCATCTAGAAGACTAG
- a CDS encoding ATP-binding cassette domain-containing protein, with product MSEKLVEIKDLEISFGEGSKKFVAVKNANFFINKGETFSLVGESGSGKTTIGRAIIGLNNTSKGEIIFDGHKINGKKSHKESSELIRRIQMIFQDPAASLNERATVDYIISEGLYNYHLFKDEEERKEKVQKMIHEVGLLKEHLTRYPHEFSGGQRQRIGIARALVMEPDFVIADEPISALDVSVRAQVLNLLKKFQKELGLTYLFIAHDLSVVRFISDRIAVIYKGVIVEVAETEELFNNPVHPYTQALLSAVPIPDPILERKKVLKVYDPSQHDYETDKPSMVEIRPGHYVWANQAELARYKEALKK from the coding sequence ATGTCTGAAAAATTAGTAGAAATTAAAGATTTAGAAATTTCCTTCGGTGAAGGAAGTAAGAAGTTTGTTGCCGTTAAAAACGCTAACTTCTTTATCAACAAGGGAGAAACTTTCTCTCTCGTTGGTGAATCTGGTAGTGGGAAAACGACGATTGGTCGTGCCATTATTGGTTTGAATAATACTAGTAAAGGTGAAATCATCTTTGACGGTCATAAGATCAATGGGAAAAAATCTCATAAGGAATCTTCAGAGTTGATCCGCCGTATCCAGATGATTTTCCAAGACCCTGCAGCCAGTTTAAATGAACGTGCGACAGTTGACTATATCATCTCTGAAGGTCTTTACAACTACCACTTGTTCAAAGACGAAGAAGAGCGAAAAGAAAAAGTTCAAAAGATGATTCATGAAGTCGGTCTTTTGAAAGAGCACTTGACCCGTTACCCACACGAGTTTTCTGGTGGTCAACGTCAACGTATTGGGATTGCCCGTGCTCTTGTGATGGAACCTGATTTCGTTATTGCGGATGAGCCGATTTCAGCCTTGGACGTGTCTGTTCGTGCGCAAGTCTTGAACTTGCTCAAGAAGTTTCAAAAAGAATTGGGCTTGACCTATCTCTTTATCGCGCATGACTTGTCAGTTGTTCGCTTTATCTCAGATCGTATCGCAGTTATCTATAAGGGTGTTATCGTTGAAGTAGCGGAAACAGAGGAGTTGTTTAACAATCCTGTTCATCCGTACACTCAAGCACTTCTATCTGCTGTACCGATTCCAGATCCAATCTTGGAACGTAAGAAGGTCTTGAAAGTCTATGATCCTAGCCAACATGACTATGAGACAGACAAGCCGTCTATGGTGGAAATTCGTCCAGGTCACTATGTTTGGGCCAATCAAGCAGAACTTGCTCGTTACAAGGAAGCTCTTAAAAAATAA
- a CDS encoding TrkH family potassium uptake protein: MNKSMIRYLLSKLLLIEAVLLLVPVSVATYYQESSQVFTALFTTIGILILLGSLGILRKPKNQRIYTKEGVLIVALCWILWSFFGALPFVFSGQIPSVIDAFFEISSGFTTTGATILTDVSVLSRSLLFWRSFTHLIGGMGVLVFALAIMDNAKNGHLEVMKAEVPGPVFGKVVSKLKNTAQILYLLYLGLFSLFVVIYYLAGMPLFDSFVIAMGTAGTGGFTVYNDGIAHYGSSLITYLVSIGVLVFGVNFNLYYYLMLRRVKAFFGDEELRTYVIIVLVSTGLITLNTLHLYQGVSKSFEMALFQVSNIITTTGFGYGDITNWPLSSQFILLFLMGIGGSAGSTAGGLKVIRGLILSKIAKNQILSILSPHRVLTLHVNKTVIDKDTQHKVLKYFVIYVMILLSLIFIVSLDNNDFLVVTSAVFSCFNNIGPILGTTSSFAIFSPISKILLSFAMIAGRLEIYPILLLFMKRTWSKR; this comes from the coding sequence ATGAATAAAAGTATGATTCGTTACCTCCTCTCAAAACTTCTCTTGATTGAGGCGGTTCTCCTTCTAGTACCCGTTAGCGTAGCAACCTATTATCAAGAATCCAGCCAAGTATTTACAGCTCTCTTTACAACAATTGGAATTCTAATACTTCTTGGTAGCTTGGGAATTTTACGGAAACCCAAAAATCAGCGAATTTATACTAAGGAGGGAGTCTTAATCGTCGCCCTCTGTTGGATTCTATGGTCTTTCTTTGGAGCGCTTCCCTTTGTCTTTTCAGGACAAATCCCAAGTGTCATCGATGCCTTCTTTGAAATCAGTTCTGGTTTTACAACTACAGGAGCAACCATTCTGACAGATGTCTCCGTTCTCAGCCGTTCCCTCCTCTTCTGGCGAAGTTTTACTCACTTGATTGGAGGGATGGGGGTACTCGTCTTCGCGCTTGCCATTATGGACAATGCCAAGAATGGTCACTTAGAGGTGATGAAGGCTGAGGTCCCTGGGCCTGTCTTTGGCAAGGTTGTATCCAAACTGAAAAATACCGCCCAGATCCTCTATCTGCTTTATTTAGGGCTCTTCTCACTTTTTGTAGTCATCTACTATCTAGCTGGCATGCCTCTATTTGATAGCTTTGTCATCGCTATGGGAACGGCAGGAACCGGAGGCTTCACCGTCTATAACGACGGAATTGCCCACTACGGCAGCTCACTCATCACCTATCTCGTCAGTATCGGAGTTCTGGTTTTTGGGGTCAACTTTAATCTCTACTACTACCTCATGCTCCGTCGGGTTAAGGCTTTCTTTGGAGATGAAGAACTTCGCACGTATGTAATCATTGTCCTAGTTTCTACCGGCTTGATTACTCTCAATACGCTCCACCTCTACCAAGGTGTCTCTAAGAGCTTTGAAATGGCCCTCTTTCAGGTTTCCAATATCATTACAACAACTGGTTTTGGTTATGGAGATATTACCAACTGGCCCCTCTCCTCCCAATTTATACTCCTCTTCCTCATGGGAATCGGTGGCTCTGCTGGATCAACCGCAGGTGGACTCAAAGTTATCAGAGGACTCATCCTTTCAAAAATTGCAAAAAATCAGATCTTGTCCATCTTATCTCCTCATCGCGTATTGACTCTACATGTCAATAAAACTGTGATTGATAAGGATACCCAGCACAAGGTCCTAAAATATTTTGTCATTTATGTGATGATTTTACTGTCACTTATCTTCATTGTCAGTCTAGATAACAATGATTTTCTAGTTGTTACCAGTGCTGTCTTCAGCTGTTTCAATAACATCGGACCTATTCTAGGTACAACTTCTAGTTTTGCTATCTTTAGCCCCATCTCTAAAATCCTTCTCTCATTTGCAATGATTGCAGGTCGTCTAGAGATTTATCCCATTTTGCTTCTCTTTATGAAACGTACCTGGTCCAAACGCTAA
- the trkA gene encoding Trk system potassium transporter TrkA — MKIVLVGGGKVGFALCRSLVAEKHDVVLIEQDEDVLNHIVSRFDIMGLLGNGADFAILEQAGVQECDIFIALTEHDEVNMISAVLAKKMGAKETIVRVRNPEYSNAYFKEKNILGFSLIVNPELLAARAISNIIDFPNALSVERFSGGRVNLMEFVVKDSSGLCQMPISDFRKKFGNIIVCAMERDHQLMIPSGDITIQDRDRIFVTGNRVDMMLFHNYFKSRTVKSLLIVGAGKIAYYLLDILKDSRIDTKVIEINPERARLFSEKFPNLYIVQGDGTAKDILLEESAPNYDAVATLTGVDEENIITSMFLDRVGVHKNITKVNRTSLLEIIHAPDFSSIITPKSIAVDTIMHFIRGRVNAQYSDLQAMHHLANGQIETLQFQIKEANKMTAKPLSHLKLKKGVLIAAIIRKGKTIFPTGEDRLEVGDQLLVTTLLPNITKIYDLIER; from the coding sequence ATGAAAATTGTCCTTGTTGGTGGAGGGAAAGTCGGCTTCGCCCTCTGTCGTTCACTGGTTGCAGAAAAACACGACGTTGTCCTCATCGAACAAGATGAGGATGTTCTCAATCATATTGTCAGTCGCTTTGATATCATGGGACTCCTTGGAAATGGAGCAGACTTTGCTATCTTAGAGCAAGCCGGCGTTCAAGAGTGTGATATCTTTATCGCTCTAACGGAACACGATGAAGTGAATATGATTTCAGCAGTACTTGCTAAAAAAATGGGCGCTAAAGAAACCATCGTTCGAGTGCGAAATCCTGAATACTCCAATGCCTATTTCAAAGAGAAAAATATTCTTGGATTCTCACTTATCGTTAACCCAGAACTCCTAGCCGCCCGTGCTATCTCAAATATCATTGATTTTCCGAATGCACTCTCAGTTGAGCGGTTCTCAGGGGGAAGGGTCAACCTGATGGAGTTTGTTGTCAAAGATTCCAGTGGTCTCTGTCAAATGCCAATCTCAGATTTTCGTAAAAAATTTGGCAATATCATTGTCTGCGCTATGGAACGAGACCATCAACTTATGATTCCGAGCGGTGATATCACCATTCAGGATAGAGATAGAATTTTTGTTACTGGGAATCGTGTGGATATGATGCTTTTCCATAACTATTTCAAATCACGTACAGTGAAAAGCTTGCTCATCGTTGGTGCTGGAAAAATTGCTTATTACCTACTTGACATTTTAAAAGATAGCCGTATTGACACTAAAGTTATCGAGATTAATCCTGAGAGAGCTCGTCTCTTCAGTGAAAAATTTCCAAATCTCTATATCGTACAGGGAGATGGAACTGCCAAAGATATCTTGCTTGAGGAAAGTGCTCCCAACTATGATGCAGTTGCAACTTTGACTGGAGTTGATGAGGAAAACATCATTACCTCTATGTTCTTAGACCGTGTTGGTGTCCATAAGAATATCACCAAGGTGAATCGAACTAGCCTTTTAGAGATTATCCATGCACCTGATTTTTCAAGTATCATCACACCCAAAAGCATTGCAGTGGATACCATTATGCACTTTATCCGTGGTCGAGTAAACGCTCAATACTCAGACCTTCAAGCCATGCACCATCTAGCAAACGGTCAAATTGAAACTCTTCAATTCCAAATCAAGGAAGCTAATAAAATGACTGCCAAACCTCTTTCACATCTGAAATTGAAGAAAGGGGTTCTCATCGCAGCCATTATCCGAAAAGGAAAAACAATCTTCCCTACTGGAGAGGATAGACTTGAGGTAGGAGATCAGTTACTCGTGACGACCTTATTACCAAATATCACCAAGATTTATGATCTGATTGAGAGGTAA
- a CDS encoding tRNA (cytidine(34)-2'-O)-methyltransferase has product MTNHIVLFEPQIPQNTGNIARTCAATNSPLHIIKPMGFPIDDRKMKRAGLDYWDKLEIYFYDSLEDFMSQMKGKLYLISKFAEKVYSEADLSTDEDHYFLFGREDKGLPEDFMRDHPEKALRIPMNDEHVRSLNVSNTVCMIVYEALRQQNFAGLELVHTYEADKLK; this is encoded by the coding sequence ATGACAAATCACATTGTTTTATTTGAACCTCAGATTCCACAAAATACTGGCAACATCGCGCGTACTTGTGCTGCGACCAATTCTCCCCTCCACATCATCAAACCAATGGGCTTTCCTATCGATGACCGCAAGATGAAGCGAGCAGGTTTGGATTACTGGGATAAGTTAGAGATTTATTTTTATGACAGTTTGGAAGATTTCATGTCTCAGATGAAGGGTAAACTCTATCTGATTTCAAAATTTGCGGAAAAGGTGTACTCTGAGGCAGATTTATCGACTGACGAAGACCATTATTTTCTCTTTGGACGTGAAGACAAGGGCTTGCCGGAGGACTTTATGCGAGACCATCCTGAGAAAGCTCTCCGTATCCCGATGAACGATGAACACGTCCGCAGTCTCAATGTTTCGAATACCGTATGCATGATTGTTTATGAAGCCCTCCGCCAGCAGAACTTTGCAGGTCTCGAACTCGTTCACACCTATGAAGCAGATAAATTGAAATAA
- a CDS encoding ECF transporter S component, protein MTNTRRLSTIAILSAISFVLMYFDFPLLPAASFLKIEFSILPVLVGLVVMDLPAALGILLLRSLLKLLLNSQGVNTYIGLPMNIVALGVFVIAFGLIWKKERSTLRFLLASLAGTIGLTATMLVLNYVYAVPLYAQFANFDIGKILGLSNYLMTMVLPFNLIEGIIFAVSFWLLYVLLKPTLKHYER, encoded by the coding sequence ATGACAAACACACGTCGACTTTCGACCATTGCGATTTTATCAGCCATTTCATTTGTGCTGATGTACTTTGACTTTCCGCTCTTGCCAGCGGCAAGCTTCCTCAAGATCGAGTTTAGTATCTTGCCAGTCCTTGTGGGCTTGGTGGTGATGGATTTGCCAGCTGCATTAGGAATTCTCTTGCTTCGCTCACTCTTGAAGTTGCTTCTGAATAGCCAGGGAGTGAATACCTACATTGGTTTGCCAATGAATATCGTAGCTTTGGGAGTTTTTGTTATCGCCTTTGGTTTGATTTGGAAAAAGGAACGTAGCACTCTTCGTTTCCTACTAGCATCTCTAGCGGGAACCATCGGATTGACTGCTACTATGTTGGTTCTCAACTATGTTTATGCGGTTCCTTTGTACGCGCAGTTTGCCAACTTTGATATTGGAAAAATTTTGGGACTTTCTAACTACCTAATGACAATGGTTTTACCTTTTAACTTGATTGAGGGTATCATCTTTGCCGTTTCATTCTGGTTGTTGTATGTCCTCTTGAAACCAACCTTAAAACATTATGAGAGATAA
- a CDS encoding phosphatase PAP2 family protein produces MRDKQTFLMKGSFALLLFVLLGYTVKFYPEMLVGFDQPIQTVIRGDLPDYLTVLFRTLTHLIDIPVIITWVTIAAFIFYRKQWKIESYFMAGNLALAGLLIVTFKNIYQRPRPAILHLVEEKGFSFPSGHSLAVTLMVGTLIVILSQRMKNPVWRKIVQIVLGLYLVSVLASRVYLGVHYPSDVLASLCVGLGVLFIEFPFYDKLRFQWRFKGKQK; encoded by the coding sequence ATGAGAGATAAACAAACATTTTTAATGAAGGGCAGTTTTGCCCTTTTACTTTTCGTCCTTCTTGGCTATACGGTTAAGTTCTATCCTGAAATGCTGGTCGGTTTTGATCAACCAATTCAGACTGTCATTCGTGGGGACTTGCCAGATTATTTGACAGTTCTGTTCCGTACCCTTACGCATTTGATTGATATTCCAGTGATTATCACCTGGGTTACCATCGCAGCCTTTATCTTTTATCGTAAGCAGTGGAAGATAGAAAGCTACTTCATGGCGGGTAATCTAGCCTTAGCCGGTCTTTTAATCGTGACCTTCAAAAACATCTACCAGCGCCCACGGCCAGCTATCTTACACTTGGTAGAGGAGAAGGGTTTTTCTTTTCCAAGTGGCCATTCTCTGGCTGTAACCTTGATGGTAGGCACTCTGATTGTCATTCTCAGTCAACGGATGAAAAATCCAGTCTGGAGAAAAATCGTGCAAATCGTCCTTGGCCTCTACCTAGTCAGTGTGCTGGCATCAAGAGTCTATCTGGGAGTTCACTATCCATCAGACGTCCTTGCCAGTCTCTGTGTGGGCTTGGGAGTCTTGTTTATCGAATTTCCCTTCTATGACAAGCTACGCTTCCAATGGAGATTTAAAGGTAAGCAGAAGTAA
- a CDS encoding chromosome partitioning protein ParB: MKVNIKALHPTQLYLSEKKLEGIQTLYQSTEIINVAPISILALGDFLLITDGHHRAYQALLAGRNMISAEWDRDGGDELYYLYAQACEERKIYSVLDLKDRILAQDEYEAKWYNWCDGFNQAATLLLKRKADETDLTNR; the protein is encoded by the coding sequence ATGAAAGTCAACATAAAAGCTCTCCATCCGACTCAACTATACTTATCAGAAAAGAAACTAGAAGGCATCCAGACACTTTATCAGTCGACAGAAATAATCAATGTTGCTCCAATCAGTATTCTTGCGTTAGGAGATTTCTTGTTAATTACAGATGGCCATCACAGGGCTTATCAGGCTTTATTGGCGGGTAGGAATATGATTTCTGCTGAGTGGGATAGAGATGGTGGCGATGAACTGTATTATCTCTATGCGCAAGCTTGCGAGGAAAGAAAGATTTACTCTGTTTTGGATTTAAAAGACCGTATCCTAGCTCAAGATGAGTATGAAGCAAAATGGTATAACTGGTGTGATGGTTTTAATCAAGCAGCAACTCTTTTATTGAAAAGGAAAGCGGATGAAACAGATCTTACAAATAGGTAG
- the pheS gene encoding phenylalanine--tRNA ligase subunit alpha — translation MSTIEEQLKALREETLASLKQITAENEKEMQELRVSVLGKKGSLTEILKGMKDVSAEMRPVIGKHVNEARDVLTAAFEETAKLLEEKKVAAQLTSESIDVTLPGRPVATGHRHVLTQTSEEIEDIFIGMGYQVVDGFEVEQDYYNFERMNLPKDHPARDMQDTFYITEEILLRTHTSPVQARAMDAHDFSKGPLKMISPGRVFRRDTDDATHSHQFHQIEGLVVGKNISMADLQGTLQLIVQKMFGEERQIRLRPSYFPFTEPSVEVDVSCFKCGGEGCNVCKKTGWIEIMGAGMVHPRVLEMSGIDATVYSGFAFGLGQERVAMLRYGINDIRGFYQGDVRFSEQFK, via the coding sequence ATGTCAACTATTGAAGAACAATTAAAAGCGCTTCGCGAAGAAACGCTGGCTAGCTTGAAGCAGATTACTGCTGAAAATGAAAAAGAGATGCAAGAATTGCGTGTCTCTGTCCTTGGTAAAAAAGGTTCGCTTACGGAGATTCTTAAAGGAATGAAAGATGTTTCTGCTGAAATGCGCCCTGTCATCGGGAAACACGTCAATGAAGCTCGTGATGTCTTGACAGCAGCCTTTGAGGAAACAGCGAAACTCTTGGAAGAAAAGAAAGTCGCAGCTCAACTGACTAGTGAGAGCATAGATGTAACACTTCCAGGTCGTCCAGTTGCGACTGGTCACCGTCATGTTCTTACACAAACCAGTGAAGAAATCGAAGATATTTTCATCGGGATGGGGTACCAAGTCGTGGATGGTTTTGAAGTGGAGCAAGACTACTATAACTTCGAGCGTATGAACCTTCCAAAAGATCACCCAGCTCGTGATATGCAGGATACTTTCTACATCACAGAAGAAATCTTGCTTCGTACTCACACGTCTCCAGTTCAAGCGCGTGCCATGGACGCCCATGATTTTTCAAAAGGTCCTTTGAAAATGATCTCACCAGGGCGTGTGTTCCGTCGTGATACGGATGATGCAACCCACAGTCACCAGTTCCACCAAATCGAAGGTTTGGTTGTTGGGAAAAACATCTCTATGGCTGACCTTCAAGGAACGCTTCAATTGATCGTTCAAAAAATGTTTGGTGAAGAGCGTCAGATCCGTCTGCGTCCATCCTATTTCCCATTCACAGAGCCATCTGTTGAGGTGGATGTTTCCTGCTTTAAGTGTGGCGGAGAAGGCTGTAACGTATGTAAGAAAACAGGTTGGATCGAAATCATGGGGGCCGGTATGGTTCACCCACGTGTCCTTGAGATGAGTGGTATCGATGCAACTGTATACTCTGGTTTTGCCTTTGGTCTTGGTCAAGAGCGTGTAGCCATGCTTCGCTACGGAATCAACGATATCCGTGGATTCTACCAAGGAGATGTCCGCTTCTCAGAACAGTTTAAATAA